The DNA window agacaggtgtgtgtggtgtgtaactcaggtgtgtgtgtctcagagacaggtgtgtgtggtatgtgtggctcaggtgtgtgtgtctcagagacaggtgtgtgtggtgtgtaactcaggtgtgtgtggctcagagacaggtgtgtgtggtgtgtaactcaggtgtgtgtggctcagagacaggtgtgtgtggctcaggtgtgtggctcaggtgtgtgtgtctcagataggtgtgtgtggtgtgtgtgtggtgtgtgtgtctcagagacaggtgtgtgtggtgtgtgtggctcaggtgtgtgtgtctcagagacaggtgtgtgtggctcaggtgtgtgtggtgtgtgtgtggtgtgtctctctcagagacaggtgtgtgtgtggtgtgtgtggctcagagacaggtgtgtgtctcagaggcaggtgtgtgtgtgtgtctcagaggcaggtgtgtgcaggtggggcGGTCAGACTGTGCAGAGAGCCTGTGGGCATGCGGGAACTCTCCCCACGCTCGTACACCTCAGCCCCACCCGGGACCTGGGAGCCCGTCTGGAgagctgagagggagagggagaggagcagagagagagggaggaacagagagagaggagcagagagagaggagcagagagaggggagcagagagagaggagcagagagaggaacacagggaAATACAGAGACATTAAACTACATTTTAAGTGAAacgtttgcatttgctgaaagcttcaaaagacaggaaattaaattgatcagccctaatgtTAACACCAGCCTGCTCTGCATCAAGGTGCATCAGCACCTCTCTGACAGCTGCCTCAGCCCTGGACTGGGTAGGTAGGCTACTCACCTCTGAGCAGGTTGCTTAAGAGCTTAAGATTCAAACCTGGCGACCGCGCTCAGTGTAATTTGGCTTTGTAGTTGTCGTTTGTGACATTTGCTTTGGAAGCAAGCTGCAGTGCTACGCTAACAAAGGACCATGCAAGCTGCAATGCTACGCTAATAAAGGACCATGCAGGCTGCAGTGCTACGCTAACAAAGGACCATGCAGGCTGCAGTGCTAATGGAATGTGcataaagatggcggacctccaTCAATTTTTGGATCAGgcacaggcgtgtgtgtgagcgtgtttgtgcgtgcacacgatgtgtgtgttgttctgcAAACTCACTTGTGGGCACTGGAAGGATGACGGAGGTGAAGTTGCCAGGCAACATGACGTGGCTTCCCAGCATGCTCCGGGCTGGAGCGGGGGCTCCAGGtgtggggaaggagagaaggtcTGGCCTTGCACCTGAGAGGACATGGAGCAGAGACACGGCTACATCATTTCCCCTGTTCTCACCCTCAGGTCCACATTAACCTAGGCTATTGGCACCTTAGGCACtgggctataggcaccttagacactagacaccttagccactgggctataggcaccttagacaCTGGACTGTTGGCACATTAGCCACTGGACTGttggcaccttagacactaggctataggcaccttagacactaggctataggcaccttagacactaggctataggcaccttaggcactgggctataggcaccttagacactaggctataggcaccttagacactaggctataggcaccttaggcactgggctataggcaccttagacactagacACCTTAGGCACTGGGCTATAGGCTCCTGGAGGCCTGTGGTGTAGTAAAAAgtgaaaggtcagaggtcggcCCCACCTGCTCGCGCTGCGGTTCCCGCGGCGGCCGTCTGCGTCTCCCCCAGGAGCATCTCCTGCAGCAGACTGTCGATGTGCGCCTCCCCCAGGAGACGCACCAGCTGCAGCTGCTCCACCATCTGCCAGGCCACGCTCTGCAGGGCGGGCAGCGTGAGGAGCAGCTCTCCCAGCCGGCCTCGCTGCTCGCTGGCCGTCCCCTCCAGCAGCACCTGGGTCTGGAACCGCAGCCTCCGCACCGCCTGGGGGCACTCCAGCCCGGGGCAGTCTGGGCcaggggggcagagagacgCCAACATCAACCCAAAACTCAACCCCATCTGGGCcaggggggcagagagacgCCAACATCAACCCAAAACTCAACCCCATCTGGGCcaggggggcagagagacgCCAACATCAACCCAAAACTCAACCCCATCTGGGCCAGGGGTGCGGAGAGACGCCAACATCAACCCAAAACTCAACCCCATCTGGGCcaggggggcagagagacgCCAACATCAACCCAAAACTCAACCCCATCTGGGCcaggggggcagagagacgCCAACATCAACCCAAAACTCAACTCCACTCCATATGCttcccaataataataataacgataataaGTTATGTAGctcacgcttttatccaaagtgacttacagttgatcagactaagtaggggccaatccccccggGAGCAATatagggttaaaggccttgctcaagggcccaacagctgcggatcttatcgtggctacaccggggcttcaaccaccaactgtctggctcccagtcatgtaccttacccactagcctacaggctgccccagtcatgtaccctatccactaggctacaggctgccccagtcatgtaccttagccactaggctgcaggctgccccagtcatgtaccttatccactagcctacaggctgccccagtcatgtaccctatccactaggctacaggctgccccagtcatgtaccttagccactaggctgcaggctgccccagtcatgtaccttagccactaggctacaggcagccccagtcatgtaccttagccactagactacaggcagcCCCACAAGATGATGGATGACTAAGCAATGCCACACAGGACATCCTGCCCATGTCTGTTTTCCTCCAAAGGGTCAGGAGTACTACAAAAGCCCAAGGGGAGCTTGGGGCACAGGGTGTTGATGATGTTGCGTgggtgatgtgggtgatgtgggtgatgtgggtgatgtgggtgatgtgggTGATGAGGGTGATGAGGGTGATGAGGGTGATGTGGGTGATGAGGGTGATGTGGGTGATGAGGGTGATGAGGGTGATGATGAGGGTGATGAGGGTGATGAgggtgatgtgggtgatgtgggtgatgtgggtgatgtgggTGATGAGGGTGATGAGGGTGATGATGAGGGTGATGAGGGTGATGAGGGTGATGAGGGTGATGATGAGGGTGATGAGGGTGATGAGGGTGATGAGGGTGATGagggtgatgatggtgatgagggTGATGAGGGTGATGATGTGGGGACGCGTCGGGCTGACCTGGGGAAAAGAACACGATGGCCTTCAGGCAGGCGAACTCTCCGTCGGTGACGTCCAGCTCCCTCAGGGGCTTCACAAGCTCCTCCTGGATCCGGGCGGCCAGTCTGGACACCTCCACCTCCGGCCCGTGCACCGGGATGATGAAGTCATTTCCTGTGCAGAGAAGCAATGAGGCTCCTGTACTCTAGAGACAGACACTGATGCTCCTGTACTCTAGAGACAGACATTGATGCTCTTGTACTCTAGAGACAGACATTGATGCTCTTGTACTCTAGAGACAGACATTAATGCTCCTGTACTGTAGAAACAGACACTGAGGCTCTCGTACTCCAGAGCAGAAGCATGGGGTGTGAGGGCCTCTCATTGGCCCCTCTTACCCAGCAGGATAATGTCATCGTAGGGCATGGAGCGCCGGGCCACTCCCAGGATCAGGTGCTCTGCTGAGTGGGCCCGCAACAGaaccacctgcacacacacacacacacacacacacacacacacacaccattaaacagcgcacacacacacacacacaccattaaacagcacacacacacacacacacacacacacaccattaaacagcacacacacacacacacacacacacacaccattaaacagcacacacacacacacacacatcattaaacagcacacacacacccacacacacacatacacacgccattaaacagcacacacacacacacaccattaaacagcacacacacacaccattaaacagcacacacacacacacacacatcattaaacagcacacacacacacgtgcacacacacacacacaccattaaacagcacacacacacacacacacacacacacaccattaaacagcacacacacacacacacacacatcattaaacagcacacacacacacacacacacaaacatacacacaccattaaacagcacacacacgccattaaacagcacacacacacacacacatcattaaacagcacacacacagcattatacAGCACTGTGAAACGCCAGCACaactacaaccacacacacacagtactgtgaaaCGCCAACACAActacatacacccacaccacTAAACAGCACTGTGAAACGtaaacactgtacacacacacaccattaaatGGCATAGTCATATGCTAacaaccacccacacacagacactgctgtaCATCAGCTGTGTTCATATCATAAGCTGTGTTCATATCGTGAGCTGTGTTGGTCATATCATCAGCTGTGTTCCTAGCATGAGCTGTGTTCATATCATAAGCTGTGTTCATATCATAAGCTGTGTTCATATCATgatctgtgttgtttatatcATGAGCTGTGTTGTTTATATCATGAGCTGTGTTTATATCGTGAGCTGTGGTGTTCATATCATAAGCTGTGTTGGTCATATGAGCTGTGTTCATATCATAAGCTGTGTTGGTCATATCATGAGCTGTGTTCATATCATAAGCTGTGTTGTTCAATGAGCTGTGTTCATATCATAAGCTGTGTTGTTCAATGAGCTGTGTTCATATCATGAGCTGTGTTGTTCAATGAGCTGTGTTCATATCATGAGCTGTGTTCTTCACTACAGCACGACATTTTAAACCAGAGCCTCATGAAGCTTCCTGATTTACCCCACAAATGTCATCTCTCCAATCAGACCCACCCTGTCATCCACTGGCAGTGCACAGAACTCTGGGATGCGCTTGGCCCACTCCACCAGCAGGAGGAGCTGTTGCTTCATGGACTCGCACACGTCCCCCACGCTGGCGATCTTCTTGGTCCCGATGTCACAGATGGGCGGGGTCAGTGCTGAGAACTACAGACGGCAGGCGGGGGGGTGGTGAGGTGGCGTCGGCAGAATTTGACCTGAATACCGCCGCAGTTTAAACAAAATAGGGGGGGTTACGATAAGGGGACGGTAAATTGATCCTGGATTGGTTGTTGGAAGTATTTTGAGCGTAGTTACACAATCGCCCAAATGGTAAACAGCGCGGCGGTATgatgaaaaaatgtgtgtgtgagttttggAGTGGGTGTAAAAGGCCAGAGATATGCCCTTACTGGAATCTCCAGAGCATGCACAATGCTTTCCAAATGTGAACAGCTCCTATATTTAGTTCCATTTCAGCCATTGAGTAAAATGAGAATCATATGACATGTAGCTTCACCTCGTTTTGCTCTGCATTTGTGTTGAATCATCCTATTAATTTCCCCCACATTCCTCTGAAATGTAAGGAGCATGTCTGGTAGCCATTAAGCGTTCGGGGCGAATGGGAGGCTGGCTGAAATGGCCAGGCTCTGTAGTTAAATATGCCGCCATCAGAAAGGCCCTGCGGTCGGTTTCCTGTTTCAGCTCAGTAACTGCATCCAGGACTCAGCGCTCGCAGTACTTCCCTGTGAACCCCCAGGGAACACCAGTCCTATCTCGTCTCCGAAAACGCAGACATCGCTAAGTTCTTACATCTGACCTCCGTCTCTCCCGAGCTCAAAGCCCGATCGGGAGTGTGATGGGGGTTGCAGGATGTGAGTTTGATGGGGGTTGCAGGATGTGAGTTTGATGGGCGTTGCAGGATGTGAGTTTGATGGGGGTTGCAGGATGTGAGTTTGATGGGCTTTGCAGGATGTGAGTTTGATGTGTGTTGCAGGATGTGATGTCGCCGGCCGATGCTGCCGGGCGGGCCGTGTGATTGGACAGGAGCTGGAGCTCGGGCCTACCTGGTGTGCGCTGGCCTACCTGGTGTGCGCTGGCCTACCTGGTGAGCGCTGGCCTACCTGGTGAGCGCTGGCCTACCTGGTGTGCGCTGGCCTCGGCCTGCAGGAAGACCCTGATGGAGAGGGAGCCCAGGTCCACTTCGTCTGCCCTGCGGTTACTGATGCGGTCGCGCTCGTTCTGGACCGCTGGAGAGAGAAGCAAAGGAGCATCGGTGTATCACACTGCCAAAATAACGCCCAAAGTCTCGTACTGTACAGACATTCCCATGATAACATGAAACTCCTGGGATCACCAGCGGTTCTTGGCACTCAGTGACTGTAATTTGATACTCCCTgctatattttgtattttttttgcccCTAACTCCACTCACCGGGAGAGactaggaaaagatgaaagaaaaagaggtAAAGacaggcaaatggaatgtccttgctcctttaGACGTCAGTTACAggcagatgcgtggcagattgggagaggtggatccactggtcgatcatttatacatcagaaaaaattattttgcaaaggatgcgctgatgttttcgtGCTCAAaagaaagattgggagttcctaacttctgcttctgtgtgtcgtaacgggttggaatgtccctaaagatggcagaccttgATTGATTTCCAGGTCCATTTCTATCTCTTGCATAACAGCCTGACTCGGTGCTTTGAGAACCGTGTCTTCCTTAAAGGCCAACAGCAAATATTTATCCACACTTAACCTTGTTAATTATTCATGTGAAGAGGCCATTCACTGATTTTCGAATCCTCATTTTGCTTGCTCAGTTATCTGCTGACCGTTGACCTGTTAAATCGtgttgaagaaagaatacattcCTGCTGTTCTGTgactctttatttatttggtacCTCTTTGGACAGGGAGTGAAAttttgttctgtgttctgtccacAGTACGCTTCTGCAAGCCATGGAAACACATCCAGAGCCCATAGTCATGGACCCAAAGTACCACGCCACGGCATGGTAAAGTACGGTATGGCTCCACAGTGGAAAGGGGGCAATGGTGATTCTAATACAGCAAtgtccccttccccccccccccccccccccacggctTGTGAAGAGAATTGTGAAGTGGGTTTCAGCAGATTACTTGGGggaataattatgaaatatgcTTTTTATAATGTGGGATATTCGACTGAATTCTCCATGaccaaaatcataacatttAGCTGGTGCCTGATGAAGTCATGacttggcatttggcaaactgTACTGCTGTCTGTCTAATCTTtgtttattaacattttttttgttgtcttgtTTACCTGCGAGAATGCTGACATGAATTTAGTGGTGTAATCTCATAAATAGGACCTGTAATTTTTCAGATTATCTGACcaaaattttgtattttttcacatttcatgcCGATGATTCTCTTTCTCATTTTACATTGGAATACATTCTGTATTTAGCTCACTATTTCACTTGAGTTAATTCCACTAaaactattattactattattttactATGATGAATACTACATGCTGGCCTTTTCGCAACTGGTGTGCCTGAGGTGAGGAGcaatcctttaaaaaaataatgaaagttcTCATTGAAAATAACGTAAATGGACAAATTCTATTcacaaaagccaaaataaataacattcaaATGCACTTCACTGAATGAAAACACCAAAGGAACATTGTGTACCGAGAGATTCCGTAAATTTGGGAAGTGTGCCACGGGACAAAGGTTGGGAAACACGGCAGAATTCCAGCTCACCTTCCTTCCTCATTCCCGCTCGGAAGCACTTCCGTAGCCGGCAGTACCGGCACTGGTTCCTCTTGTCCTTATccaccacacactgcctgttaaacctaacacacacactgcctgttaaacctaacacacacactgcctgttaaacctgacacacacactgcctgttaaacctgacacacacactgcctgttaaacctgacacacacactgcctgttaaacctgacacacacactgcctgttaaacctgacacacacactgcctgttaaacctgacacacacactgcctgttaaacctggcacacacactgcctgttaaacctaacacacacactgcctgttaaacctgacacacacactgcctgttaaacctcacacacacactgcctgttaaacctgacacacacactgccagttaaaccttacacacacactgccagttaaaccttacacacacactgcctgttaaacctgacacacacactgcctgttaaacctgacacacacactgcctgttaaacctaacacacacactgccagttaaaccttacacacacactgcctgttaaaccttacacacacactgcctgttaaacctaacacacacactgcctgttaaacctgacacacacactgcctgttaaacctaacacacacactgcctgttaaacctgacacacacactgcctgttaaacctgacacacacactgcctgttaaacctgacacacacactgcctgttaaacctgacacacacactgcctgttaaacctgacacacacactgcctgttaaacctgacacacacactgcctgttaaaccttacacacatactgcctgttaaacctgacacacacactgcctgttaaacctgacacacacactgcctgttaaacctaacacacacactgccagttaaaccttacacacacactgcctgttaaaccttacacacacactgcctgttaaacctaacacacacactgcctgttaaacctaacacacacactgcctgttaaacctgacacacacactgcctgttaaacctaacacacacactgcctgttaaacctgacacacacactgcctgttaaacctaacacacacactgcctgttaaacctaacacacacactgcctgttaaacctaacacacacactgcctgttaaACCTGACACACTCACTGCCTGTTAAACCTGCCTGTtaaacctgacacacacactgcctgttaaacctaacacacacactgcctgttaaacctaacacacacactgcctgttaaacctaacacacacactgcctgttaaaccttacacacacactgaacacacacgctGCCTGTTAAACCTAACACATACACTGCCTGTTAAACCTGACACACTCACTGCCTGTTAAACCTGCCTGTTAAACCTGCCTGTtaaacctgacacacacactgcctgttaaaccttacacacacactgaacacacacgctGCCTGTTaaacctaacacacacactgcctgttaaacctaacacacacactgcctgttaaacctaacacacacactgcctgttaaacctgacacacacactgcctgttaaACCTGCCTGTtaaacctgacacacacactgcctgttaaacctaacacacacacacacacacacacacacacacacacacagatcaacaGACAAACTGACAGATTTACAGACAAAAAAACGGAcattgtgttatttagctgccacttacagttgattacacgaagtaagggacaatccccccggaTCaatgcccaacagctgcactgatcttatcatgactacaccggggcttgaaccaccaaccttccgggtcccagtcatttaccttagtcACTAAGTCCCAAATGGGTATCTGGTGCATCTGTTGTTCTCACACATGGGAGTGAGTGTGGCTCTCACACATGTTGAGAATGATAcgtgcatgtgctgtgtgtgcatatactttctttctttgtgaGAATTGATTTACcacctggggcagcctgtagcctagtggctaaggtacatgcctggggcagcctgtagcctagtggctaaggtacatgactggggctgcctgtagcctagtggctaaggtacatgactggggcagcctgtagcctagtggctaaggtacatgactggggcagcctgtagtccagtggctaaggtacatgcctggggcagcctgcagcctagtggctaaggtacatgactgggacccagaaggttgctggttcagcCCCCTATGTAGCCGATCCACACAAACTGttggacccttaaccccacattgctccgggggggttgtcccctgtttagtctaatcaactaggTGTAGTCCTCTCACCTGCAGGTGTAGGCGTAGTTCTCTCACCTGCAGGTGTAGGCGTAGTCCTCTCACCTGCAGGTGTAGGCGTAGTTCTCTCACCTGCAGGTGTAGGCGTAGTTCTCTCACCTGCAGGTGTAGGCGTAGTTCTCTCACCTGCAGGTGTAGGCGTAGTTCTTCCTCACGCTCCTCCTGAAGAAGCCCTTGCAGCCGTCGCAGCTGGCTGCGCCGTAGTGCTTCCCCGTGGCGCGGTCTGCGCAGATGGAGCACGCGCTCCCATTGGCTGCTGCGGGCGGGAGGGCGAGCTCTGTCACCAGGGGCTCTGAGAGTGACAGACGAGCTGGAATCAACATTCACTCCTCTTCCTCAATTCAGTCCatgcttcataaccatacagACACAGCTTAAAGTACATATtcctaaaaacacacaaagcattttaATACtcatgtattttcacaccaaagtctccgtccacttcctggaaaatgagACTTGACATGTACCAGCGGGCGAGGATTTAGGTCAAATGTCActtttccgttcccctccaatcagtgTCCTGTGTGTTCCTCCCCCGAGAGCCACAGGCTACGGCTCTGCTTCCCCCCCCTCAACGTCAGTCAGATCCACTCCCTGCCCTCCAGACATCCCCCCCAAAAGAGCCAAGTTAGTATCACTTTATTTGGAGGCTCCTACATAAGCGCTGTGTAACtacttcataagcactacatagtcCATACTTCATAAGTGCAACAGTTATCAGTGCTTATGTCAGTAACCAACTTTAGGATCTTGTGTCAGATCACTTATGTCTGGGTCATGTCACTTGCCACATATGCCTATTTGCGattattgacataagcactGCTTacgtagtgcttatgaatgtgttgtgtattttttatgttgttgtttGGCTCTTGGGGAGAAGACTTCAAATAAAGTGCTTCAGATTTAGTTTAGTTGAGAGAAGTGTAGCCTCATGCATTGAAGAGAGGCGATATTGATGTCTACTGTACGAGGTTGATCTTGAGCGTCACGGAGAGGTCAACAGGCGAAGCTCCACAGTCACAGTGGAGGGATGTACGGTAGGCTCAATGCCTTTGAAATTTTTTAATTGAACCTTTATTTTGTACAGGGTAGGCTGACTGAACACACGCTCATTTACAGCAACGGCACTGTGGCCGATGACGTACCGTCAGACTGAAGGGACATGGCTTCACAGCCTGACAATAGCCAGGTGATCAGACACTGAAATTGACTGTGTGTTGTAGCTCTACAAGTCTCCTCTCCTTACTACAGGAGCATAAACTCGCAAAACAATGCAGTTTGGCTAAGTGGAACTGGCCGTGAGTCATGAACCAAAGTTGCCGTCTGTATCTCGCTGAAGCGGCGTTGAGTCTCTTTTTCTTCAAAGCTCTacgtcggtgttctagaactccactgctttcaaatgacagcagtgattgttacatcagctcTAGAacattcagttaagaacactctGGTCACActtctgtgacctcacacctgccactgtgtgctgtgttccaGGTCAGGTCCCGTCAGCGCTCAGCTGACTAAACGCGTAGAGCATGCATTTACATAATGCCAAGGGCCTCGGGCTGGATGTGTAGATTATACACACAGATTAGACTTTAAACTTTGACGTTTCCCACAGGATTTTTACCTTGTGTGCTCATACGCACAGGAAGTTAAAACATGGTCTAACAAACAGGTTGTCAATAAAAAGGTTCAAAGGTAGCTTGCCTTCAGAAGATATAAAATATCAGCTGGATTTAATCAGTAGGATTAATTATCTGCCACCATTTTCCAGTGCAATGTTTAGGTAAGAAGATTATATTGTACCTTTCAATGGCCACCTTTTAGAGTgtgggttacattacattacattacattaatggcatttggcagacgctcttatccagagcgacgtacaacaaagtgcatacccataaccagggataagtgcgctgaaagaccctagaggaaagtgcAATTTCAGCTGCTACCTgtaaaacaaagataaggaccaggaccaggggtTGATTATAAACTAACTGTTGCATTTACTGCACCATTAGAAACGAGAACTGTAGATCACAGAAGATCTTTTCCCAGCATGAGGAAGCAGTCTAAATGCCTTAGTCTGTGGAAACGCAtctgtgacagagggagagaggttcAACACCTGCTCAGTGTTGCTGGAAGAGTCCGACAAATTACTGTTGAGCATGTTCTCCATTTTAATATATTCACCAATTTATTCTAAATGGTAGATTACAGATCAGCAAAGCTGTTTGTTATTTATCTGTGTTATTCTACAGACGGCTCTCAGACCggccccacagacagacagctggtTCCACAGACAGCACTCTTACCCGGTTCCACAGACAGCACTCTCAGACTGTCGAACTCCAGCATGGTGTAGGAGGGGTCAAGGGTCATGGTGTAGTCGGTGGAGTCCAGGTCCAGTGTGGTTCCGGACAGCTTCATGGTGTCCTCCTGTCCGATCCGACACAGGTGCTCTGATATAGCCTGGGCTTTGACTGTGCTCTCCTGTCCCACTCCGTGTTCCTGTGCTCTCCTGTCCCACGCCGTGTTCCTGTGCTCTCCTGTCCCACTCCGTGTTCCTGTGCTCTCCTGTCCCACTCCGTGTTCCTGTGCTCTCCTATCCCACACCGTGTTCCTGTGCTCTCCTGTCCCACACTGCGTTCCTGTGCTGCTCACTCCAACCGCCTTCGCACGTTGCCTCGGTGTGTTTTTGGTAATTTGGGCGTTTTTTTTGGCACCAGCCGTCCCACAGAGGCTGGCTGTGATGAGGTGTCCAATAGAGCTGTGCTCCAATGTGCCTCTTTCCCTCGTTCCCCCGCTGTGAACCTTAAACCTTCTCCTGGACCCTCTCCGGGCGTGAGGTTGGGTCTGTATTCACTCTCCGCAGGCCCGCGCCCTTCTCTCCACGCCTGCTGCTGCCGTCTTCGGGACGCTCCAAATCAGAGTGAACCAAACTTTGTcccttcctgtctgtctgccaggGCAGTGACGATTGGCCCAGTGCATATCTGCTGTTCCGTTATCAGCTTCTGTGGTCTGACTCAGGGTGACGAGGCATCGTAAAGAGAGCAGATATCTCACCGTCcggagaaaaacacacacagacccggcCGTACAGGAATTTACAGGCCAGACTGCAATTTTAATTATGATGGAGaaaccataaaaacaaaaatgaaagaataacC is part of the Conger conger chromosome 15, fConCon1.1, whole genome shotgun sequence genome and encodes:
- the hnf4b gene encoding hepatic nuclear factor 4, beta is translated as MKLSGTTLDLDSTDYTMTLDPSYTMLEFDSLRVLSVEPEPLVTELALPPAAANGSACSICADRATGKHYGAASCDGCKGFFRRSVRKNYAYTCRFNRQCVVDKDKRNQCRYCRLRKCFRAGMRKEAVQNERDRISNRRADEVDLGSLSIRVFLQAEASAHQFSALTPPICDIGTKKIASVGDVCESMKQQLLLLVEWAKRIPEFCALPVDDRVVLLRAHSAEHLILGVARRSMPYDDIILLGNDFIIPVHGPEVEVSRLAARIQEELVKPLRELDVTDGEFACLKAIVFFSPDCPGLECPQAVRRLRFQTQVLLEGTASEQRGRLGELLLTLPALQSVAWQMVEQLQLVRLLGEAHIDSLLQEMLLGETQTAAAGTAARAGARPDLLSFPTPGAPAPARSMLGSHVMLPGNFTSVILPVPTTLQTGSQVPGGAEVYERGESSRMPTGSLHSLTAPPAHTCL